In Roseofilum reptotaenium CS-1145, the following are encoded in one genomic region:
- a CDS encoding type I polyketide synthase, which produces MEKVNKLGQLTPLQRSLLAIEKLESKLKKLENSRQEPIAIVGLGCRFPGGVNSPESFWNLLSEGTDAITEIPQNRWNLEDYYDPNPETPGTIYTQSGGFVNSLKEFDAEFFNLSAKEAASLDPQQRLLLEVTWEALEHATINPQHLMGTKTGVFIGISTHDYLQKLASRDLKEIDAYMISGNANSTASGRLSYSLGLVGPNFAVDTACSSSLVSLHLACASLRNRESHVALAGGVNCLISPLIHINHSRARMLSADGRCKTFDAKADGFVRSEGCGIVVLKRLSDAQADGDRVLAVIRGTAINQDGQTSGLTVPNGISQQAVIAQALKNSQLDPKEVSYIEAHGTGTALGDPIEVGALRAIFKDSHSPENPVFIGSVKTNIGHAEAASGIAGLIKVVLQLQHKTIAPHLHFQNPNPYIEWSETPVQVPTQVMPWTTENKSRIAGVSSFGFSGSNAHVIVEEASQIKAKSPRQESERSYHLLTLAAKTKPALSDWVNRYRNHIQDRPDLELNDICYSANTGRAHFKYRLAILASSKQELIQKLHDVEQEKEESSVGKILSSGEAPKLAFLFTGQGSQYLNMGRQLYETEPVFQNAIQECDRILKTELDYSLIDVLYPDEVDPKVSDRLHQTQYTQPVLFSLEYALVQLWKSWGVEPDSVMGHSVGEYVAACVAGVFNLAEGLKLIAARGRLMQKLPEGGGMLAVRAAEYRVRDWIRSYGNQVSIAAINGQSNLVISGELLSLENIAQALAKENIKTKFLQVSHGFHSPLMEPILEEFASIARQVNYHQPSIPIISNVTGTKVDRDISTASYWVDHIREPVRFAQSMETLEKTGYGVFVEIGPQPILLGMGSQCLPEDKGTWLPSLRPGVEDSIQILSSLGQLYSQGVNIDWLHFWQDYKRKKVDLPTYPFQRRTYWIESDQPDKTIQKDRGLDQEKYFYHLQWQPVDRFEKPVECPPGNWLIFVDDRQSLSDSLRTLLREKNKNVSWIYKGSGYEQIEENEYKVNPEHLQDFEDLLENLKLAGREDFENILYLWSLDTPPTEKLNLERLKVAQDFGCGGVLHLVQALLKGTSLGKLWIVTRGAQSVSLTPERVNVATSPLWGLGTVLSLEHPQLWGGLVDLNGEKQEDEGQKLWHLIDNLEKEDRLAVRGEQIYYSRLLQLPVSESKPVALDPDGIYLITGGTGALGWHTAQWMVNQGAKHLLLISRREPSGQKQAKIRELEEGGVEVQVVLADVRDRQQLSLILQHQSRDRPLKGIIHAAGVVAIEPIEEISLGQLQEMMAAKVLGGWNLHQLSQDLDLDCFVTFSSIAAVWGSIGQAHYSAANAFLNGLVHYRQAQGLPGLSVNWGPWSGGGMAGEKDLQELSKRGVNPLSPQQAIAALERIWHRGNPQTTIANVDWTILAPLYQTGRQRRLLDEISVDLPQSSSSEQTSEILQQIQAAPKHQQKELLLTCVQQEVAKVLGLSSNQLPNREQGFFELGMDSLMAVDLGTNLTRLLGVRLPSTLTFDFPNIEQLSHYLATEQLTVDPAPTIAQSAPPSSSLKEPIAIIGIGCRFPGGATDLDQFWQVLATGTNTRQEIPPDRWNLDSVGDRMATPYGNFLPEVDRFDPTFFGIAPREATALDPQQRLLLEVTWEALERACAVPQRLAQQSVGVFIGNDGQDYAELVHQHLAQEPDSPIALHAGVGNTFSGMAGRLSYTLGLTGPAIAIDTACSSSLVALHQACNSLRLGECEMAIAGGVKLHLTPTSYLLASQANMLSADGLCKTFDATADGYSRGEGCAIVILKRWSDAQKDGDSVLAVIRGSAVNQDGPSSGFTVPNGQAQQRLIRQALRQAEIDPQEISYLEAHGTGTSLGDPIELNAAAAVLGEGRSQDSPLWVGSVKTNIGHLEAAAGISGIVKVVLAMQHQTLPPHLNFNQPNPKIDWDNSAIAVPTQLTPWTVSGKRYAGVSSFGFTGVNAHVILEEAPPRDPQDHSVNPSDRPYHLVTLSAKTETALQELVTRVQRHLESHPHMKLADLAYSLNTGRAHLEHRLAPIAFSLQDLQEKLYRWQTGQQTPELWSGNLPSLMSSPKVAFLFPGEPLESGNWGENLYKQSPVFKAAIDECDRLLSSQFPSSIAQFLYSPSEESQPEHQPIRRSSIFALEYALCQLWMSWGIEPDLLFGHDVGEYVAACVAGVFSLEDALRLITADSTNLTSIAQEIVYSPPHIPILAIAQSHPPISTPDYWINSRQLPYPWAEKIQALREQAEYLFLELGPTPSLSTTEQHSTPQKPENYFLSLSSQGQEWQQLLSSLAQLYVRGVNGDWLGFDRPYLPNRKPLTLPTYPFQRERYWLQTAPSVLTQHQSSVNPNPPLPETPEILAQNLQQFGDLSPSEVALLPKLLDLLKQYQNHPQDPPVEPDPLAPWLYELHWKPKANFSGDRAANFLPSPQDLYSTLNTTSQRLLAENDLQNYTEISAHLESLSVDYIIQCLQEIGWSYPVGEQLETATLIDRFGILPSTSRLFNRMLQILAEEGILKQENHHWKVLQSLPEVNPKRQHQNLLNQYPTAKAELTLLGRCASQLSQVLRGTVDPVHLVFPQGDFTDAIEMYQGSPAAKVMNELIENVVVNSLKTIPDCQGIKVLEIGAGTGGTTRSVLPHFAPEQTQYLFTDVGSLFTTKAQQKFQDYKFVTYQTLDIEVNPNTQGVESHHYDIIIAPNVLHATRSLQETLSHVRQLLAPGGLLILLEANIRIRWVDLIFGLLEGWWRFEDTELRPDYPLLSREQWKKLLQETGFSQAITVPEFDQMPLVLSQQAVVVGQADKTSECSHPSLDKNWLIFADRQGLGQALAKTLDSRQENYRLVVPGEGINPQNPQEFEDILTSLSLSSSTQTHVVYLWGLDSPGLEQMSPEAIKENLSWHTQSLLYLVQSLSRLKRISSCRLWIATQDSQPVVPDSSLSGLAQSFLWGMGLTISLEHPEFWGGLIDLDPQVSWDELSQILRTEIDTSEGEDRIAFRGQSRYVQRLVKPDCQFSSSQTLDRNATYIVAGELGGLSLPITEWMVAQGFRDLVLISPEQPSPDQKTQINQLQNQGTLIRLIQADLTGWEEVQRVFAELDRDRSSLKGIIYTLNLSNMTNITEKLFSELKREVHRGMLGLWNLHQITQNRELDCFVNCSSLASVVGLSGQIQQGASDYFADSVVRYRQIQGLSGLTLNWGVLSVGNLRGETELTEFKKRGVCALSADTAKLTLTQMLQRKQGQAMVADIDWSIFKPLYEMGRQRLLLEEIESQSLSHEGQEQTGQILEQVNQASESERMDLVIGHIQQQTMRVLGLKETQMPRAEQGFFEMGMDSLTSVEFKTRLEADFHCALPTTLVFEFPNILSLAEYIGRKVMGWDREEAEISESGSNQSLEREIEESTVDVGQLSEQEMEDLINQEWAELGLENDE; this is translated from the coding sequence TTAGTCGGGCCAAACTTTGCTGTAGATACCGCATGTTCATCCTCACTCGTTAGCCTACATTTAGCTTGTGCCAGCTTAAGAAATAGAGAAAGTCATGTCGCCCTAGCCGGCGGTGTGAATTGTCTGATTTCACCCTTAATTCATATTAACCATTCTAGAGCCAGAATGTTATCGGCTGACGGCAGATGTAAAACATTTGATGCTAAAGCCGATGGATTTGTGCGCAGTGAAGGCTGTGGAATAGTTGTCCTCAAACGTTTATCTGATGCCCAAGCTGACGGCGATCGGGTATTAGCAGTGATTCGAGGAACAGCCATCAATCAAGATGGTCAGACCAGTGGATTAACCGTTCCCAACGGCATCTCACAGCAAGCGGTAATTGCTCAAGCTCTCAAGAATAGCCAACTAGACCCAAAAGAAGTCAGCTATATCGAAGCTCATGGTACAGGAACGGCTTTAGGTGACCCGATTGAAGTCGGGGCTTTAAGAGCGATTTTTAAAGACAGTCACTCCCCAGAAAATCCGGTCTTCATTGGCTCGGTAAAAACGAATATTGGTCATGCAGAAGCGGCTTCAGGAATTGCGGGTTTAATTAAGGTTGTTTTACAGCTTCAACATAAAACAATTGCGCCTCACTTGCATTTTCAAAACCCCAATCCTTATATTGAGTGGTCAGAAACACCGGTACAAGTGCCAACTCAAGTCATGCCATGGACGACTGAAAATAAATCCAGAATTGCTGGAGTTAGCTCCTTTGGTTTTAGTGGCAGTAATGCTCATGTAATTGTGGAAGAAGCCTCCCAGATCAAGGCGAAGTCTCCCCGGCAAGAGTCGGAGCGATCGTATCATTTACTGACTCTTGCTGCGAAAACAAAACCCGCATTATCTGACTGGGTGAATCGATATAGAAACCATATCCAAGATCGTCCTGATTTAGAACTGAATGATATTTGTTATAGCGCTAATACAGGACGTGCCCATTTCAAGTATCGGTTAGCCATTCTAGCTTCTAGCAAGCAAGAGCTGATACAAAAACTCCATGATGTTGAACAGGAGAAAGAAGAGAGCAGCGTCGGGAAAATACTCAGCAGTGGAGAAGCACCTAAACTGGCTTTTTTGTTTACTGGACAAGGCTCCCAGTACCTGAATATGGGAAGGCAGTTGTACGAAACTGAGCCAGTATTTCAGAACGCGATACAAGAGTGCGATCGCATCCTAAAGACTGAGCTAGATTATTCCCTGATTGATGTGCTTTATCCTGATGAAGTAGACCCTAAAGTTTCGGATCGCCTCCATCAAACTCAGTATACGCAACCCGTCTTATTTTCCTTAGAATATGCTTTAGTTCAACTGTGGAAATCTTGGGGAGTTGAACCCGATAGTGTGATGGGTCATAGTGTCGGTGAATATGTGGCCGCTTGTGTGGCAGGAGTCTTTAATTTAGCAGAAGGACTCAAACTGATTGCCGCACGGGGACGGTTGATGCAGAAGTTGCCAGAAGGAGGAGGAATGCTGGCAGTCAGAGCCGCAGAATATCGGGTGAGAGATTGGATTAGATCCTATGGGAATCAAGTCAGTATTGCGGCTATCAATGGACAAAGTAATTTGGTAATTTCAGGAGAATTGCTTAGTCTCGAAAACATTGCCCAAGCTTTAGCAAAAGAAAATATTAAAACCAAATTTTTACAAGTCTCTCATGGGTTCCATTCTCCGTTAATGGAACCCATTTTAGAAGAGTTTGCCAGCATTGCTCGTCAAGTTAACTATCATCAACCCAGTATTCCTATTATTTCTAATGTAACTGGGACAAAAGTCGATCGGGATATCTCCACTGCCTCCTATTGGGTGGATCATATTCGAGAGCCGGTACGTTTTGCCCAAAGTATGGAGACGTTAGAGAAGACGGGTTATGGAGTATTTGTGGAAATTGGCCCGCAACCGATCTTACTGGGAATGGGGAGTCAATGTTTGCCCGAAGATAAAGGAACTTGGCTGCCCTCTTTGCGCCCTGGCGTAGAAGACTCTATACAGATTTTATCGAGTCTGGGGCAACTCTATAGTCAAGGAGTGAATATCGATTGGTTGCACTTTTGGCAAGACTATAAGCGAAAAAAAGTTGATTTACCTACCTATCCTTTCCAACGAAGAACCTATTGGATTGAATCTGATCAGCCAGATAAAACGATCCAGAAAGATCGAGGTCTGGATCAGGAAAAATATTTTTATCATCTGCAATGGCAACCGGTTGATCGTTTTGAAAAACCGGTCGAGTGTCCTCCAGGGAATTGGTTGATTTTTGTTGACGACCGTCAAAGCTTGAGCGATTCATTAAGGACTCTGCTGCGAGAAAAAAATAAGAACGTCAGTTGGATTTATAAGGGAAGCGGTTATGAACAAATCGAAGAAAATGAATACAAAGTTAATCCGGAACATCTGCAAGATTTTGAAGACTTATTAGAAAATCTAAAATTAGCTGGGCGAGAGGATTTTGAAAACATCCTTTATTTGTGGAGCTTGGATACTCCGCCAACAGAGAAGTTGAACTTAGAGCGTTTAAAAGTAGCTCAGGATTTTGGCTGTGGTGGAGTTTTACATTTAGTGCAAGCCTTGCTGAAAGGCACGAGTTTAGGAAAATTATGGATTGTTACCCGTGGAGCGCAATCTGTTTCACTAACTCCGGAAAGGGTGAATGTGGCGACATCGCCTTTGTGGGGATTGGGCACAGTGCTGTCGTTAGAACATCCTCAATTGTGGGGAGGATTAGTGGATTTAAATGGGGAAAAACAAGAGGATGAAGGGCAGAAATTATGGCATTTAATTGATAATCTGGAGAAGGAAGATCGTTTGGCTGTGCGAGGAGAACAGATCTATTATTCTCGTTTACTTCAATTACCGGTATCCGAGTCAAAACCGGTGGCTCTAGATCCAGATGGCATTTATTTAATTACAGGAGGAACAGGAGCCTTAGGATGGCATACGGCCCAATGGATGGTCAATCAAGGGGCGAAACATCTCCTATTAATCAGCCGTCGCGAACCTTCTGGCCAGAAACAGGCTAAAATTCGGGAATTAGAAGAGGGAGGAGTTGAAGTACAGGTTGTTTTAGCAGATGTGCGCGATCGCCAACAACTCTCACTTATCCTACAACATCAGAGTCGCGATCGCCCCCTCAAAGGTATCATTCATGCCGCTGGAGTCGTTGCTATTGAACCCATAGAAGAGATATCCCTGGGTCAATTGCAAGAGATGATGGCAGCTAAAGTACTCGGTGGCTGGAATTTGCACCAATTGAGTCAAGACCTAGACCTAGACTGTTTTGTTACCTTCTCTTCCATTGCGGCGGTATGGGGTTCAATCGGTCAAGCTCACTATAGTGCGGCCAATGCATTTTTAAATGGTTTAGTTCACTACCGTCAAGCTCAAGGATTACCCGGTTTATCGGTGAACTGGGGGCCTTGGTCAGGAGGCGGAATGGCTGGGGAAAAAGACTTACAGGAGTTAAGCAAACGAGGAGTCAATCCCTTATCTCCCCAACAGGCGATCGCCGCTTTAGAACGAATTTGGCACAGGGGTAATCCCCAAACAACAATCGCCAATGTAGACTGGACGATATTGGCCCCACTGTATCAAACAGGACGGCAACGACGGCTATTAGACGAAATTTCTGTTGATTTGCCTCAATCTTCAAGCTCAGAACAAACGTCAGAAATCTTACAACAGATTCAAGCTGCACCCAAACATCAACAAAAAGAGTTATTGCTCACCTGCGTTCAACAGGAAGTAGCCAAAGTCTTAGGATTATCCTCCAACCAACTGCCGAACCGAGAACAAGGCTTTTTTGAATTAGGGATGGATTCCCTGATGGCCGTTGACTTAGGAACAAATCTGACTCGTCTGTTGGGCGTTCGATTACCCTCTACGCTCACCTTTGATTTTCCCAACATTGAGCAACTGAGTCACTATCTGGCGACAGAACAATTAACCGTCGATCCAGCGCCAACCATCGCTCAGTCTGCTCCTCCATCCTCCTCCCTCAAAGAGCCGATCGCCATTATTGGCATCGGTTGTCGATTTCCTGGAGGCGCGACAGACCTCGATCAATTTTGGCAAGTGCTGGCCACAGGAACGAATACGCGCCAAGAAATTCCTCCAGATCGTTGGAATTTAGACTCCGTAGGCGATCGGATGGCCACTCCCTACGGCAACTTTCTCCCAGAAGTCGATCGCTTCGATCCCACGTTTTTCGGCATTGCCCCCAGGGAAGCGACAGCCCTCGATCCCCAACAGCGCTTGCTTCTAGAAGTCACTTGGGAGGCTCTCGAACGGGCCTGTGCAGTGCCTCAACGGTTAGCTCAACAGTCTGTTGGTGTATTTATTGGCAATGATGGACAAGATTATGCCGAATTAGTCCATCAACATTTAGCTCAAGAGCCAGACAGTCCGATCGCTCTCCATGCTGGGGTAGGCAATACCTTTTCGGGCATGGCTGGTCGTCTGTCTTATACCCTGGGATTAACAGGGCCCGCCATAGCCATTGATACCGCTTGCTCTTCTTCCTTGGTCGCCCTTCACCAAGCGTGCAATAGTTTGCGTTTGGGAGAATGTGAGATGGCGATCGCCGGAGGAGTGAAACTCCATCTGACCCCCACCTCCTATCTGCTCGCTTCCCAAGCTAACATGCTCTCGGCTGACGGTCTGTGCAAAACCTTCGATGCAACAGCAGATGGCTACAGTCGCGGGGAAGGCTGCGCGATCGTGATCCTGAAGCGATGGTCAGATGCCCAAAAAGATGGTGACTCAGTGCTGGCTGTCATCCGAGGCAGTGCAGTTAATCAAGACGGGCCCAGCAGCGGATTCACCGTTCCCAACGGTCAAGCTCAACAGCGCTTGATTCGACAAGCGTTACGCCAAGCGGAGATCGACCCCCAAGAGATCAGTTACTTAGAAGCTCACGGAACCGGAACCTCCTTGGGCGATCCGATCGAACTCAATGCTGCGGCTGCGGTGTTAGGTGAAGGACGTTCCCAGGACTCTCCCTTGTGGGTTGGCTCAGTGAAAACCAATATCGGCCACTTAGAAGCCGCCGCCGGAATATCGGGAATCGTGAAGGTGGTGTTAGCGATGCAACATCAGACCCTTCCTCCCCATTTGAATTTTAATCAGCCGAATCCCAAAATCGATTGGGACAATTCGGCGATCGCCGTCCCCACCCAACTCACCCCTTGGACTGTTTCCGGAAAGCGCTATGCTGGCGTGAGTTCATTTGGATTTACCGGAGTCAATGCCCATGTCATTCTGGAAGAAGCGCCTCCCCGAGATCCCCAAGACCACTCTGTAAATCCCTCAGACCGTCCCTATCATCTCGTCACCCTATCCGCAAAAACCGAAACAGCACTTCAGGAATTAGTCACTCGAGTGCAGCGTCATCTCGAATCCCATCCTCACATGAAGCTTGCAGACCTGGCTTACAGTCTGAACACCGGTCGCGCTCACCTCGAACATCGACTCGCTCCGATCGCCTTCAGTCTCCAAGACCTACAAGAAAAACTGTATCGCTGGCAAACCGGACAACAAACCCCTGAGCTTTGGAGCGGAAATCTTCCCAGTCTAATGTCATCCCCTAAAGTCGCTTTTCTCTTTCCTGGGGAACCTTTAGAGTCTGGCAACTGGGGAGAGAACTTGTATAAACAGTCCCCTGTATTCAAAGCAGCGATCGATGAATGCGATCGCCTCTTGAGTTCTCAGTTCCCCAGCTCGATCGCACAATTCCTCTACTCTCCCTCCGAAGAAAGCCAACCTGAACATCAACCGATCCGGCGATCAAGTATATTTGCCCTAGAATATGCCCTCTGTCAGTTATGGATGTCTTGGGGAATTGAACCCGATCTGCTCTTCGGTCATGATGTGGGAGAATATGTCGCCGCTTGCGTCGCTGGAGTCTTCAGTCTAGAAGACGCATTACGTTTAATCACAGCAGACTCAACTAACTTAACCTCAATTGCTCAGGAGATCGTCTACTCGCCCCCTCATATTCCCATCCTCGCGATCGCCCAATCCCACCCCCCTATCTCCACACCAGATTACTGGATAAACTCCCGCCAACTCCCTTATCCATGGGCGGAAAAAATCCAAGCATTACGAGAACAAGCAGAGTATCTCTTCCTAGAACTCGGGCCAACTCCAAGTTTATCGACAACAGAACAACACTCGACTCCTCAAAAGCCAGAAAATTACTTCCTATCCTTATCTTCTCAAGGTCAAGAATGGCAACAACTCTTATCAAGTTTAGCTCAGTTATATGTGCGAGGAGTAAATGGTGATTGGTTAGGATTCGATCGCCCTTACCTCCCGAACCGTAAACCCCTCACCTTACCAACCTACCCGTTCCAAAGAGAACGATATTGGCTTCAAACAGCTCCCTCAGTTCTGACTCAACATCAGAGTTCCGTTAACCCCAATCCTCCCCTTCCCGAAACCCCTGAAATCTTAGCTCAAAACTTGCAACAGTTCGGTGACCTATCCCCCAGCGAAGTAGCCTTATTGCCGAAACTCCTAGACCTCCTCAAACAGTATCAAAACCATCCACAAGATCCTCCAGTTGAACCCGATCCGCTTGCCCCTTGGCTCTACGAACTACACTGGAAACCAAAAGCCAATTTTTCTGGCGATCGAGCCGCTAATTTTTTGCCTTCTCCTCAGGACTTATATTCAACCCTCAATACAACGTCTCAACGCCTTTTAGCTGAGAATGACCTACAGAACTATACCGAAATTTCTGCCCATTTAGAATCCTTGAGTGTAGACTATATCATTCAATGCTTACAGGAAATCGGTTGGTCTTACCCCGTAGGAGAGCAATTAGAAACAGCAACTCTCATCGATCGATTCGGTATCCTTCCCAGCACCTCTCGGTTATTCAATCGGATGCTACAAATCCTGGCAGAAGAGGGAATTTTAAAGCAGGAAAATCACCACTGGAAAGTCCTCCAATCTTTGCCAGAAGTGAATCCTAAGAGGCAGCATCAAAACCTTCTCAATCAATATCCCACGGCTAAAGCTGAATTAACCTTGCTTGGGCGTTGTGCGAGTCAACTGAGCCAAGTTTTACGAGGCACAGTAGATCCTGTGCACTTGGTTTTTCCGCAAGGAGATTTTACCGATGCCATTGAAATGTATCAAGGCTCTCCAGCAGCCAAAGTGATGAATGAGTTGATCGAAAATGTAGTGGTTAACAGCTTGAAAACCATTCCCGATTGCCAAGGCATAAAAGTTCTCGAGATTGGAGCCGGAACCGGAGGAACAACCCGCTCAGTCCTCCCCCATTTTGCGCCCGAACAAACCCAATATCTTTTCACAGATGTGGGCAGTTTATTCACCACTAAAGCCCAACAAAAATTCCAAGATTACAAGTTTGTTACTTATCAAACTCTCGACATCGAAGTTAACCCCAATACTCAAGGCGTTGAGTCCCATCACTACGATATTATTATTGCGCCTAATGTCCTTCATGCTACCCGTAGTTTACAGGAAACCTTATCCCATGTACGGCAACTCTTAGCACCTGGCGGACTGTTGATCTTATTAGAAGCGAATATTCGGATTAGATGGGTGGATTTGATTTTTGGACTCTTAGAAGGATGGTGGAGATTTGAAGATACAGAACTGCGACCTGACTATCCGTTATTGAGTCGCGAACAATGGAAAAAACTGCTACAAGAGACGGGATTTAGTCAAGCGATTACTGTTCCTGAATTTGACCAGATGCCCTTGGTCTTATCTCAGCAAGCAGTAGTCGTTGGACAAGCGGATAAAACGAGCGAATGCTCTCATCCGTCCCTCGATAAAAACTGGTTGATTTTTGCCGATCGACAAGGATTAGGTCAAGCTTTGGCTAAAACCCTGGATTCTAGGCAAGAAAACTATCGATTGGTTGTTCCGGGAGAGGGAATAAATCCCCAAAATCCTCAAGAATTTGAAGATATATTGACCTCTTTATCTTTATCTTCATCCACTCAAACCCATGTCGTTTATCTATGGGGATTAGATAGTCCTGGTTTAGAGCAAATGAGTCCAGAAGCGATTAAAGAAAATCTAAGCTGGCACACTCAAAGTCTTTTATATTTAGTCCAAAGTCTCTCTCGACTTAAACGGATCTCGTCTTGCCGCTTATGGATCGCCACACAAGATTCACAACCGGTTGTTCCTGATTCATCTTTATCTGGATTAGCTCAATCTTTCCTCTGGGGAATGGGGTTGACGATTTCTCTGGAACATCCAGAATTCTGGGGCGGACTCATTGATTTAGATCCTCAGGTTTCTTGGGATGAATTGAGTCAAATTTTACGCACAGAAATTGACACTTCAGAAGGAGAAGACCGCATTGCATTTCGAGGGCAATCTCGTTATGTTCAGCGATTGGTTAAACCCGATTGCCAATTCTCTAGCTCTCAAACTCTGGACAGGAATGCTACTTATATCGTTGCTGGAGAATTAGGCGGTTTGAGTTTACCCATAACGGAGTGGATGGTAGCTCAAGGGTTTCGAGATTTGGTCTTAATCAGTCCTGAGCAACCGTCACCGGATCAAAAAACTCAAATTAATCAGTTACAAAACCAGGGTACGCTAATTAGGTTGATTCAAGCTGACTTGACGGGTTGGGAGGAAGTACAAAGGGTTTTTGCTGAACTGGATAGGGATAGGTCTTCCTTGAAAGGAATTATTTATACCTTAAATTTAAGTAATATGACCAACATAACAGAAAAACTCTTTTCTGAGTTAAAAAGGGAAGTCCATCGTGGTATGTTAGGGCTATGGAATTTACACCAAATTACTCAGAATCGCGAGTTGGATTGCTTCGTGAATTGTTCTTCTTTGGCTTCTGTAGTGGGTTTATCGGGTCAGATACAGCAAGGCGCATCGGATTATTTTGCCGATAGTGTTGTCCGCTACAGACAAATCCAAGGATTATCGGGTTTAACCCTGAATTGGGGGGTTTTATCCGTAGGCAATTTAAGGGGTGAAACAGAGTTGACAGAATTTAAAAAACGAGGGGTGTGTGCGTTGTCTGCTGATACAGCAAAATTAACGTTAACCCAGATGTTACAGAGGAAGCAGGGCCAAGCGATGGTGGCCGATATTGACTGGAGCATCTTTAAACCGCTTTATGAGATGGGGAGACAGAGATTACTGCTAGAGGAGATAGAGAGTCAATCTTTAAGTCATGAAGGTCAAGAGCAGACGGGTCAAATTCTGGAACAGGTGAATCAAGCTTCAGAGAGCGAACGGATGGATTTAGTCATTGGTCATATTCAACAGCAAACGATGAGGGTTTTGGGATTGAAAGAAACTCAAATGCCTAGGGCTGAACAAGGCTTTTTTGAAATGGGGATGGATTCTTTAACCTCGGTGGAATTCAAGACTCGTCTGGAAGCCGATTTCCACTGTGCTTTACCGACGACGTTGGTTTTTGAATTTCCTAATATCTTGAGTTTAGCGGAGTATATCGGGCGAAAAGTTATGGGTTGGGATAGAGAGGAGGCAGAAATCAGTGAATCGGGATCGAATCAGTCTCTTGAACGAGAGATTGAAGAATCAACGGTTGATGTTGGCCAGCTTTCTGAACAGGAGATGGAAGATTTGATTAATCAAGAATGGGCAGAATTAGGACTTGAAAACGATGAGTAA